A single window of Salvia splendens isolate huo1 chromosome 8, SspV2, whole genome shotgun sequence DNA harbors:
- the LOC121743164 gene encoding zinc finger CCCH domain-containing protein 32-like: protein MELYGDQQQVQWAQDSGLEDSMRGLNLWERPLYPERPGQPDCAYYVRTGSCGYAAKCRYNHPRDRSCSLGVGEYPERLGEPPCQYYLRTGTCKFGMSCKFNHPKNAGGSLTSAPLNSYGYPLRPGEQECSYYLKTGQCKFGITCKFDHPQSDGTSVSAAARPFYPTVQSLSSPTPEQYDSTTSSYRVARPSLLPGSYVSGAYGPMLLPGVVPIPNWNPHSGSVSPAPSPGAQASAGATSMYGLSQLGSSTPAFVGAYSHLPSSAGPSGSIVQEQKFPQRPGQPDCKYYMRTGDCKYGPSCRYNHAPDWAVSKSNCALSPLGLPLRPGVQTCSFLHAERPVQVRANMQIRPPHSNSEIQSGFILY from the exons ATGGAGTTGTACGGGGATCAGCAGCAGGTGCAATGGGCTCAGGACTCGGGTTTGGAAG ACTCTATGCGGGGCTTGAATTTATGGGAGAGGCCACTGTACCCGGAGAGGCCGGGTCAACCCGACTGCGCCTACTATGTGCGAACCGGGTCGTGTGGGTACGCCGCCAAGTGCCGTTACAATCACCCTCGGGATCGTAGCTGCTCG TTGGGAGTGGGAGAGTATCCGGAGCGACTAGGGGAGCCTCCATGCCAG TACTATTTAAGGACAGGGACCTGTAAATTTGGTATGTCGTGCAAGTTTAACCACCCGAAAAATGCTGGTGGCTCATTGACTAGTGCACCTCTAAATAGTTATGGATATCCATTGCGACCG GGAGAGCAAGAGTGCTCCTATTATTTGAAAACGGGGCAATGCAAATTCGGTATAACCTGTAAATTTGATCATCCGCAATCGGATGGAACATCTGTTTCAGCAGCTGCACGTCCATTTTATCCGACGGTGCAGTCTCTTTCTTCTCCTACTCCTGAGCAATATGACAGCACAACATCCAGCTACAGGGTTGCAAGGCCTTCTTTGTTGCCTGGTTCGTATGTCTCTGGTGCTTATGGTCCCATGCTGCTCCCTGGAGTTGTTCCCATTCCAAACTGGAACCCCCACTCA GGATCAGTTAGCCCCGCACCATCGCCGGGTGCTCAAGCCTCAGCTGGAGCAACTTCAATGTATGGACTGTCACAGCTAGGTTCTTCTACCCCTGCCTTTGTTGGAGCTTATTCCCATTTACCATCATCTGCTGGTCCTTCAGGCAGTATCGTACAGGAGCAAAAGTTTCCCCAAAGACCTGGTCAGCCAGATTGCAAGTACTACATGAGAACCGGAGACTGTAAATATGGACCGTCTTGTAGGTATAATCATGCACCAGATTGGGCTGTTTCAAAGTCTAATTGTGCTCTTAGTCCTTTGGGGCTGCCTCTTCGTCCG GGAGTGCAGACCTGCTCTTTTTTACATGCAGAAAGGCCAGTGCAAGTTCGGGCGAACATGCAAATACGACCACCCCATAGCAACTCTGAAATACAGTCCGGCTTCATCTTATACTGA
- the LOC121745674 gene encoding uncharacterized protein LOC121745674, with product MEPAAGDIAEDIAGNRDRNRESHVIPVTAKNLIAQSLLQSSHLGNVPYEAFQKAVKEFGVSRKTVYKIWSETKKQIQSGVPVNIANRVKGFKRKDQIQLDTNKVRSLSILERGTIRKMAVKLELSMTTVGRMVKDGRLRPHTNAVKPLLTAANKLARMKWGLIHVQPVVFNGMLKYHTMHNVVHIDEKWFFMTKATDRYYLLPDEEEPYRAIKSKRFITKVMFMCVVCRPYIAENGEVIFDGKIGIFPFTTKEPAKRGSKNRPRGTLETKPIQSVNKEVMRECLIQKILPAIKAKWPEYISNEIFIQQDNARPHVNHNDAEFQAVANTEGFKFHIICQPPNSHDCNVLDLGFFRAIQSIQDDKVANGVDDLSRNVQSSFDELSAQTLNNVFLTLQGCLTEILKVEGRNGYKIPHMNKERLSRLGILPITLEVEEEIVKAVVAYLQQPNNDVSTSYDISGISTVVGF from the exons ATGGAGCCTGCTGCCGGAGACATCGCCGAAGATATTGCCGGAAACAGAGACAGAAACAGAGAGTCACACGTCATACCGGTGACCGCCAAAAATTTGATAGCTCAAAGTCTGCTACAATCGAGCCATTTAGGTAATGTGCCATATGAAGCTTTTCAGAAGGCAGTAAAGGAGTTTGGAGTGAGCCGGAAGACAGTCTATAAGATCTGGTCAGAGACCAAAAAACAGATCCAGAGTGGAGTACCTGTCAACATAGCAAACCGTGTTAAAGGCTTCAAGCGCAAAGATCAAATTCAGCTTGATACTAACAAGGTAAGATCTCTTTCAATCCTTGAAAGAGGTACTATCCGTAAGATGGCGGTGAAGCTTGAGTTAAGCATGACTACCGTAGGCAGAATGGTGAAAGATGGTAGGCTCAGGCCACACACAAATGCAGTTAAGCCACTACTTACTGCTGCAAACAAATTAGCAAGAATGAAATGGGGTCTCATTCATGTTCAACCAGTGGTGTTCAATGGTATGCTCAAATATCACACAATGCACAATGTAGTGCACATTGATGAGAAGTGGTTTTTCATGACTAAGGCTACGGATAGGTACTACCTGCTGCCAGATGAGGAAGAGCCATATAGAGCTATTAAGTCAAAGCGGTTCATCACAAAGGTCATGTTtatgtgtgttgtgtgtagACCATACATTGCAGAAAATGGAGAAGTCATATTTGATGGAAAAATAGGCATTTTTCCATTCACTACTAAAGAGCCAGCAAAGAGAGGTTCCAAGAACAGACCAAGAGGCACCTTAGAGACCAAGCCCATTCAATCAGTGAACAAGGAAGTCATGAGGGAATGCCTCATTCAAAAG ATCCTACCAGCCATCAAGGCTAAATGGCCAGAGTATATAAGCAATGAGATATTCATTCAACAAGACAATGCAAGGCCACACGTAAACCACAATGATGCAGAATTTCAGGCTGTAGCAAACACAGAGGGTTTCAAATTCCATATCATTTGCCAACCACCTAATTCCCATGATTGTAATGTGTTGGATTTAGGTTTTTTCCGTGCCATCCAGTCTATACAAGATGACAAAGTGGCTAATGGAGTGGATGATTTGTCGAGGAATGTGCAAAGCTCCTTTGATGAACTTAGTGCACAAACACTCAATAATGTTTTCCTAACCCTTCAAGGTTGTCTTACTGAGATATTGAAGGTGGAAGGGAGAAATGGATACAAAATTCCACACATGAATAAAGAACGGTTATCAAGGTTGGGGATACTTCCAATCACTTTGGAAGTTGAGGAAGAGATTGTCAAGGCTGTTGTGGCTTACCTCCAACAACCTAATAATGATGTCAGCACATCATATGACATCTCAGGTATCAGTACAGTTGTAGGCTTCTAA
- the LOC121743100 gene encoding uncharacterized protein LOC121743100: MADKPSRGLVLYGDGLARFMSPAQTHLNSLASRALCGFLALPHSPQSENEDMRIVREFSELLDANEEYESTAVKGICEDTPQEKCAFPSVAERFMGMKAAIVTDNSSVKSFGGMVGFNVFSWNEISGNDGSSAESSHLASEVLKLLGFQEGKELDSGIFELIFAHIGASTKMNGVEGVDLVNRLVGDFLHKASPGSNISSRLHVSVIMSYGATLGDKDLELSVSNAGKKGDSELSHLFPRQSYMMKAGKPRENIRQHCPMLLAQYQHAVTRVDAVESFSFSDFLENGGNLVIPVDRFLHEVAFKLWKAPKYGA; encoded by the exons atggcaGACAAACCGAGCAGAGGCCTCGTATTGTACGGCGACGGGCTGGCTCGATTCATGAGCCCGGCCCAAACTCATCTCAATTCGCTCGCTTCACGGGCTCTCTGTGGTTTCCTCGCCCTCCCTCATTCTCCTCAATCAG AAAATGAGGATATGAGGATAGTTAGGGAGTTCTCAGAGTTGCTTGATGCAAACGAAGAATATGAAAGCACG GCTGTAAAAGGAATTTGTGAAGATACACCTCAAGAAAAGTGTGCATTTCCATCTGTAGCAGAGAG GTTCATGGGAATGAAGGCGGCTATCGTCACCGACAACTCAAGTGTGAAGTCTTTTGGGGGTATGGTTGGCTTCAATGTGTTTTCCTGGAACGAAATATCTGGAAACGATGGTTCTAGTGCTGAGTCATCACATTTGGCTTCCGAGGTTCTGAAACTGCTTGGATTTCAGGAAGGGAAGGAACTGGATTCGGGCATCTTTGAGTTGATTTTTGCTCACATTGGAGCCAGTACGAAGATGAATGGGGTCGAGGGCGTAGATCTTGTTAACCGTTTGGTTGGTGATTTCTTACACAAGGCATCACCTGGAAGCAATATTAGCTCTAGGTTGCACGTGTCTGTTATTATGAGCTATGGGGCTACTTTGGGAGACAAGGATCTTGAACTCTCTGTTTCAAATGCGGGGAAGAAGGGCGATAGTGAACTTTCGCACCTTTTCCCGCGTCAAAGTTACATGATGAAAGCCGGGAAACCGAGGGAGAATATTCG GCAGCATTGTCCAATGCTACTAGCCCAGTATCAGCATGCTGTGACACGCGTTGATGCAGTTGAATCGTTTTCGTTTAGTGATTTTCTTGAG AATGGGGGAAACCTCGTTATACCAGTGGACCGATTCTTACATGAGGTAGCCTTCAAGCTATGGAAGGCCCCAAAATATGGTGCTTGA
- the LOC121745263 gene encoding 40S ribosomal protein SA-like, which yields MAAPQRILSTREADIQLMLASEVHLGTKNCDFQMERYAFKRRNDGIYIINLGKTWEKLQMAARVIVGIENPQDIIVQSARPYGQRAVLKFAQYTGANAIAGRHTPGTFTNQLQTTFSEPRLLILTDPRTDHQPIKEAALYNIPTIAFCDTDSPMRYVDIGIPANNKGKHSIGCLFWLLARMVLQMRGLIAPGHKWDIMVDLFFYREPEEAKEEEQEDAPALDYADYGAAAIGGDWSTAQIPEAQWAPDLAAAAAPVAGGWAAAETGPDGWDAAVAPPADAATTAVPPAAAPVDIAPTGWE from the exons ATGGCTGCCCCTCAGAGGATTCTGTCGACCAGGGAGGCCGACATTCAGCTTATGCTAGCGTCTGAGGTTCATCTGGGAACCAAAAATTGCGACTTTCAGATGGAGCGCTATGCCTttaagcgccgcaatgatg GGATTTACATCATCAATCTTGGAAAGACGTGGGAGAAGCTGCAGATGGCTGCCCGTGTTATTGTTGGTATCGAGAATCCCCAGGACATCATTGTCCAATCTGCTAGGCCTTATGGTCAGAGAGCCGTTCTGAAATTTGCTCAGTACACTGGTGCTAATGCTATCGCTGGGCGTCACACGCCTGGAACTTTCACCAATCAGCTCCAGACAACTTTCAGCGAGCCAAGACTCCTGATTCTGACAGACCCAAGAACTGACCACCAG CCTATCAAAGAAGCTGCTTTGTACAATATCCCCACAATTGCTTTCTGTGATACTGACTCGCCTATGCGATATGTGGATATTGGAATTCCTGCCAATAACAAGGGAAAACACAGTATTGGCTGCCTGTTCTGGCTTCTGGCCAGGATGGTGCTGCAGATGCGTGGTCTCATTGCTCCCGGTCACAAGTGGGATATTATG GTGGATCTGTTCTTCTATAGGGAGCCTGAGGAGGCAAAGGAAGAGGAACAGGAGGATGCTCCAGCTCTTGATTATGCTGATTACGGTGCTGCTGCTATTGGAGGCGACTGGTCTACTGCTCAAATCCCAGAGGCTCAATGGGCTCCCGACTTGGCTGCTGCAGCTGCACCAGTTGCCGGTGGTTGGGCAGCAGCTGAAACAG GTCCCGATGGATGGGATGCAGCTGTGGCACCACCCGCTGATGCTGCAACAACTGCAGTTCCGCCAGCAGCTGCTCCGGTGGACATTGCTCCAACCGGTTGGGAATGA